The Enterobacter oligotrophicus sequence ACCTTTCATCACTGATGAGTTCCAGATCAGCGCGCATACCCAGGAATGGGTGGTTAGCTCCATGATGTTCGGTGCGGCCGTCGGTGCGGTTGGTAGCGGCTGGCTCTCCTTTAAGCTCGGGCGTAAAAAGAGCCTGATGATCGGCGCGATCCTCTTCGTTGCCGGTTCTCTGTTCTCTGCTGCCGCGCCTAACGTGGAAGTGCTGATTATCTCCCGCGTCCTGTTAGGACTGGCCGTCGGCGTCGCGTCGTATACCGCACCGCTGTATCTTTCCGAAATTGCACCGGAGAAAATTCGCGGCAGTATGATTTCGATGTACCAGTTGATGATCACCATCGGTATTCTGGGTGCATACCTTTCCGATACGGCCTTTAGCTACAGTGGCGCATGGCGCTGGATGCTGGGCGTCATCATCATTCCTGCCATCCTGCTGCTGATTGGCGTTTTCTTCCTGCCGGACAGCCCGCGCTGGTTTGCCGCCAAACGCCGCTTCCACGATGCGGAACGTGTGCTGCTGCGTCTGCGTGATACCAGCGCAGAGGCGAAAAACGAGCTGGAAGAGATCCGTGAAAGCCTGCAGGTTAAGCAGTCCGGCTGGGCACTGTTCAAAGAGAACAGTAACTTCCGTCGTGCGGTGTTCCTGGGCGTGTTGCTGCAGGTGATGCAGCAGTTCACCGGTATGAACGTCATCATGTATTACGCACCTAAAATCTTCGAACTGGCGGGTTACACCAATACCACCGAGCAGATGTGGGGCACCGTTATCGTCGGTCTGACTAACGTGCTGGCGACCT is a genomic window containing:
- the galP gene encoding galactose/proton symporter, with amino-acid sequence MPDNKKQGRTSNKAMTFFVCFLAALAGLLFGLDIGVIAGALPFITDEFQISAHTQEWVVSSMMFGAAVGAVGSGWLSFKLGRKKSLMIGAILFVAGSLFSAAAPNVEVLIISRVLLGLAVGVASYTAPLYLSEIAPEKIRGSMISMYQLMITIGILGAYLSDTAFSYSGAWRWMLGVIIIPAILLLIGVFFLPDSPRWFAAKRRFHDAERVLLRLRDTSAEAKNELEEIRESLQVKQSGWALFKENSNFRRAVFLGVLLQVMQQFTGMNVIMYYAPKIFELAGYTNTTEQMWGTVIVGLTNVLATFIAIGLVDRWGRKPTLTLGFLVMAVGMGVLGTMMHMGIHSPTAQYFAVAMLLMFIIGFAMSAGPLIWVLCSEIQPLKGRDFGITCSTATNWIANMIVGATFLTMLNNLGNANTFWVYSGLNLFFIVLTVWLVPETKHVSLEHIERNLMKGRPLREIGAHD